In Pseudomonas sp. GCEP-101, one DNA window encodes the following:
- the ilvC gene encoding ketol-acid reductoisomerase translates to MRVFYDKDCDLSIVQGKKVAIIGYGSQGHAHACNLKDSGVDVTVGLRAGSSSVAKAQNHGLKVAEVAEAVAAADLVMILTPDEFQGRLYKDEIEPNLKKGATLAFAHGFSIHYNQVVPRADLDVIMIAPKAPGHTVRSEFVKGGGIPDLIAIYQDASGNAKNVALSYACGVGGGRTGIIETTFKDETETDLFGEQAVLCGGCVELVKAGFETLVEAGYAPEMAYFECLHELKLIVDLMYEGGIANMNYSISNNAEYGEYVTGPEVINAESRQAMRNALKRIQDGEYAKMFISEGATNYPSMTAKRRNNAAHGIEVIGEQLRAMMPWIAANKIVDKTKN, encoded by the coding sequence ATGCGCGTTTTCTACGATAAAGACTGTGACCTCTCCATCGTTCAAGGCAAGAAAGTTGCCATCATCGGTTACGGTTCCCAGGGCCACGCCCATGCCTGCAACCTGAAAGACTCCGGCGTCGACGTTACCGTCGGCCTGCGTGCGGGTTCTTCTTCCGTTGCCAAGGCTCAGAACCACGGTCTGAAAGTGGCTGAAGTGGCCGAAGCCGTTGCCGCTGCCGACCTGGTCATGATCCTCACCCCGGACGAGTTCCAGGGCCGCCTGTACAAGGACGAGATCGAGCCGAACCTGAAGAAGGGCGCCACCCTGGCCTTCGCTCACGGCTTCTCCATCCACTACAACCAGGTCGTACCGCGCGCTGACCTCGACGTGATCATGATCGCGCCGAAGGCTCCGGGTCACACCGTGCGTTCCGAGTTCGTCAAGGGCGGCGGTATCCCTGACCTGATCGCCATCTACCAGGACGCGTCGGGCAATGCCAAGAACGTCGCTCTGTCCTACGCCTGCGGCGTGGGCGGCGGCCGTACCGGCATCATCGAAACCACCTTCAAGGACGAGACCGAAACCGACCTGTTCGGCGAGCAGGCCGTTCTGTGCGGCGGTTGCGTCGAGCTGGTGAAAGCCGGCTTCGAAACCCTGGTCGAAGCCGGTTACGCGCCGGAAATGGCCTACTTCGAGTGCCTGCACGAGCTGAAGCTGATCGTTGACCTCATGTACGAAGGCGGCATCGCCAACATGAACTACTCGATCTCCAACAACGCCGAATACGGCGAGTACGTGACCGGCCCGGAAGTCATCAACGCCGAATCCCGTCAGGCCATGCGCAACGCTCTGAAGCGCATCCAGGACGGCGAATACGCCAAGATGTTCATCTCCGAAGGCGCCACCAACTACCCGTCGATGACCGCCAAGCGCCGCAACAACGCCGCTCACGGCATCGAAGTCATCGGCGAGCAGCTGCGCGCCATGATGCCGTGGATCGCTGCCAACAAGATCGTCGACAAGACCAAGAACTAA
- the ilvN gene encoding acetolactate synthase small subunit has product MRHIISLLLENEPGALSRVVGLFSQRNYNIESLTVAPTEDPTLSRLTLTTAGQDEVIEQITKNLNKLIEVVKLVNLSESAHIERELMLVKVKATGAQRAEVKRTTDIFRGQIVDVTSSVYTVQLAGTSDKLDSFIQAIGTASILEVVRSGVTGIARGDKTLSI; this is encoded by the coding sequence ATGCGACACATCATTTCCCTGCTGCTGGAAAACGAACCCGGCGCGCTGTCCCGCGTCGTCGGCCTGTTCTCTCAGCGCAACTACAACATCGAAAGCCTGACCGTCGCCCCGACCGAGGACCCGACGCTGTCGCGCCTGACCCTGACCACCGCCGGTCAGGATGAAGTCATCGAGCAGATCACCAAGAACCTCAACAAGCTCATCGAGGTGGTAAAACTGGTGAACCTCTCGGAGAGCGCGCACATCGAGCGCGAGCTGATGCTGGTGAAAGTGAAGGCCACCGGCGCCCAGCGCGCCGAGGTCAAGCGCACCACCGACATCTTCCGCGGCCAGATCGTCGACGTCACCAGCAGCGTCTACACCGTGCAGCTGGCCGGTACCAGCGACAAGCTGGACAGCTTCATCCAGGCCATCGGCACCGCGTCGATCCTCGAAGTCGTCCGCAGCGGCGTCACCGGCATTGCCCGTGGCGACAAGACTCTCAGCATCTGA
- a CDS encoding acetolactate synthase 3 large subunit, with amino-acid sequence MELLSGAEMVVRSLRDEGVKYIYGYPGGALLHIYDALFKENEVTHILVRHEQAATHMADGYARATGKPGVVLVTSGPGATNAITGIATAYMDSIPMVVISGQVASNMVGTDAFQETDMVGISRPIVKHSFIIKHPAEIPEVIKKAFYIAQSGRPGPVVIDIPKDMGDPTQKFEYNYPKKVKLRSYSPAVRGHSGQIRKAAEMMLAAKRPIIYAGGGVIMGNAAEPLTEVARMLNVPVTNTLMGLGGYPGTDRQFVGMLGMHGSYTANLAMHHADVIFAVGARFDDRVINGETAAKFCPNAKIIHVDIDPASISKTVKADIPIVGPVDSVLTEMVAILKEIGETPNKEAQAAWWKQIDEWRGTRGLFPYNMGDGSIIKPQTVIETLCEVTHGDAFVASDVGQHQMFAAQYYRFNKPNRWINSGGLGTMGFGFPAAMGVKLNFPDADVACVTGEGSIQMNIQELSTCLQYDLPVKIVNLNNGALGMVRQWQDMQYNSRYSHSYMESLPDFVKLAEAYGHVGMRITDLKDLKPMMEEAFAMKNRLVFLDIQVDTSEHVYPMQIRGGAMRDMWLSKTERT; translated from the coding sequence GTGGAACTTTTATCCGGCGCTGAAATGGTCGTCCGCTCCCTGCGTGACGAAGGCGTTAAGTACATCTACGGGTACCCGGGCGGTGCCCTCCTGCATATCTACGACGCTCTCTTCAAAGAGAACGAAGTAACCCACATCCTGGTTCGCCACGAGCAGGCCGCCACCCACATGGCCGACGGCTATGCGCGCGCCACCGGCAAGCCGGGCGTGGTGCTGGTGACCTCCGGTCCCGGCGCGACCAACGCCATCACCGGCATCGCTACCGCCTACATGGACTCCATCCCGATGGTGGTGATCTCCGGCCAGGTGGCGAGCAACATGGTCGGCACCGATGCCTTCCAGGAAACCGACATGGTCGGTATCTCCCGCCCGATCGTGAAGCACAGCTTCATCATCAAGCACCCGGCGGAAATCCCAGAGGTTATCAAGAAGGCCTTCTATATCGCCCAGTCCGGCCGTCCCGGCCCGGTGGTGATCGATATTCCGAAGGACATGGGCGATCCGACCCAGAAGTTCGAATACAACTACCCGAAGAAGGTCAAGCTGCGCTCCTACAGCCCGGCGGTCCGTGGCCATTCCGGTCAGATCCGCAAGGCCGCCGAGATGATGCTGGCCGCCAAGCGCCCGATCATCTACGCCGGTGGTGGCGTGATCATGGGCAATGCCGCCGAGCCGCTGACCGAAGTCGCTCGCATGCTCAACGTGCCGGTCACCAACACCCTGATGGGGCTGGGTGGCTACCCGGGTACCGATCGCCAGTTCGTCGGCATGCTCGGCATGCACGGCAGCTACACCGCCAACCTGGCCATGCACCACGCTGACGTGATCTTTGCCGTCGGCGCGCGTTTCGACGACCGCGTGATCAATGGCGAGACCGCAGCCAAGTTCTGCCCGAATGCCAAGATCATCCACGTCGACATCGACCCGGCGTCGATCTCCAAGACCGTGAAGGCCGACATCCCGATCGTGGGCCCGGTGGACAGCGTCCTGACCGAAATGGTCGCCATCCTCAAGGAAATCGGCGAGACCCCGAACAAGGAAGCCCAGGCTGCCTGGTGGAAGCAGATCGACGAATGGCGCGGCACCCGCGGCCTGTTCCCGTACAACATGGGCGACGGCAGCATCATCAAGCCGCAGACCGTGATCGAGACCCTCTGCGAAGTCACCCACGGTGATGCCTTCGTTGCTTCGGACGTGGGCCAGCACCAGATGTTCGCGGCGCAGTACTACCGCTTCAACAAGCCCAATCGCTGGATCAACTCCGGCGGCCTGGGCACCATGGGCTTCGGCTTCCCCGCCGCCATGGGCGTGAAGCTGAACTTCCCGGACGCCGACGTCGCCTGCGTGACCGGTGAAGGCAGCATCCAGATGAACATCCAGGAGCTGTCCACCTGCCTGCAGTACGACCTGCCGGTGAAGATCGTCAACCTGAACAACGGTGCGCTGGGCATGGTCCGCCAATGGCAGGACATGCAGTACAACAGCCGTTATTCGCACTCCTACATGGAATCGCTGCCGGACTTCGTCAAGCTGGCTGAAGCGTATGGCCACGTTGGCATGCGCATCACCGACCTGAAGGACCTGAAGCCGATGATGGAAGAGGCCTTCGCGATGAAGAATCGCCTGGTCTTCCTCGACATCCAGGTCGATACCAGCGAGCACGTCTACCCGATGCAGATCCGCGGTGGTGCGATGCGCGACATGTGGCTGAGCAAGACGGAGCGTACCTGA
- a CDS encoding DUF4124 domain-containing protein, which translates to MRRTIFLGSLLLALAPTVMAAQVYKWVDAQGITHFGAQPPEGTDAATVNTNTAPPKPSSNFPPPAAAVPTLPPSADEKQKAADEKVRQEVAQQEAERAKQCQQLRTDVAQLKNNPRIRVDDGNGDLRRISEEERQERIAASEKSIRENCN; encoded by the coding sequence ATGCGACGGACGATTTTCCTGGGCAGCCTGCTGCTCGCGCTGGCCCCGACCGTGATGGCCGCGCAGGTCTACAAATGGGTCGACGCCCAGGGCATTACCCATTTCGGCGCGCAGCCGCCCGAAGGCACCGACGCCGCGACCGTGAACACCAACACGGCGCCGCCCAAGCCCAGCAGCAATTTCCCGCCGCCTGCCGCCGCCGTGCCGACTCTTCCGCCCAGTGCCGACGAGAAGCAGAAGGCTGCCGACGAGAAGGTCCGCCAGGAAGTGGCGCAACAGGAAGCCGAGCGCGCCAAGCAATGCCAGCAGTTGCGCACCGACGTGGCGCAGCTGAAGAACAACCCGCGCATTCGCGTGGATGACGGCAATGGCGACCTGCGTCGCATCAGCGAAGAAGAGCGTCAGGAGCGCATCGCAGCCAGCGAGAAGAGCATCCGCGAGAACTGCAACTGA
- a CDS encoding YqcC family protein, with translation MDARVLAVADQLLLIERELRAVGMWGSESPSTDRLSSVEPFCVDTLALEEWLQWIFLPRMKLIIESGADLPNASGIRAIAEMAYANEGARVAALLEALGAFDQLISPTP, from the coding sequence ATGGATGCGCGCGTGCTGGCCGTCGCCGATCAACTGCTGTTGATCGAACGCGAGTTGCGTGCGGTCGGCATGTGGGGAAGTGAAAGCCCGTCGACGGACAGGCTATCCAGCGTCGAACCCTTCTGCGTGGATACGCTGGCGCTGGAGGAGTGGCTGCAGTGGATCTTCCTGCCGCGGATGAAGCTGATCATCGAGAGCGGCGCGGATCTGCCCAATGCTTCGGGCATCCGCGCCATCGCGGAAATGGCCTACGCCAATGAGGGAGCCCGGGTTGCTGCCCTGTTGGAAGCATTGGGCGCCTTCGATCAACTGATCAGTCCGACGCCCTGA
- a CDS encoding tetratricopeptide repeat protein, which produces MRKAWFAASATLALLSGCASPQHGAIPVQDSGTSVSNSERVGRSGGNTQAPVRASAGQSIPQGDSGVTVMVPQDAGMAPIQTFPAQTGAAPISTSPMTTAPGTTGSTYSQQPISTSGGITSNGGFQSQTYQQPAYQTQQAAPSTAKTYQGPSGIPSSNTGLAADEQLDGPVLALLTSASQQQGGGDLNGAAASLERAQRIAPREPQVLYKLAQVRLAQGDAAQAEQVALRGLSLANGRPTMQASLWDLIAKCRDQQGNAAGAAEARQKAKVTL; this is translated from the coding sequence GTGAGAAAAGCTTGGTTTGCAGCGTCGGCGACTCTGGCGCTTCTGTCCGGTTGTGCGTCCCCGCAGCACGGTGCCATTCCCGTGCAGGACTCCGGCACCTCGGTGTCCAATTCGGAGCGTGTCGGCCGTAGCGGCGGTAACACCCAGGCGCCGGTGCGCGCCAGTGCCGGCCAGAGCATCCCGCAGGGGGATTCCGGCGTCACCGTGATGGTGCCGCAGGATGCCGGCATGGCGCCGATCCAGACTTTCCCGGCGCAGACCGGCGCCGCGCCGATCAGCACCTCGCCCATGACCACGGCGCCGGGTACCACCGGCTCGACCTATTCGCAGCAACCGATCTCCACCAGTGGCGGCATCACCTCCAATGGCGGTTTCCAGTCGCAGACCTACCAGCAGCCTGCTTATCAGACCCAGCAGGCGGCACCGTCCACCGCGAAAACCTACCAGGGGCCGTCGGGCATTCCGTCGAGCAACACGGGGCTGGCCGCGGATGAGCAGTTGGACGGCCCGGTGCTGGCGCTGCTGACGTCCGCCTCGCAGCAGCAGGGTGGTGGTGACCTGAACGGCGCGGCCGCCAGCCTGGAACGTGCCCAGCGTATCGCTCCGCGCGAGCCGCAGGTGCTCTACAAACTCGCCCAGGTTCGTCTGGCCCAGGGCGATGCCGCGCAGGCCGAACAGGTAGCGCTGCGTGGCCTGTCGCTGGCCAACGGTCGCCCGACCATGCAGGCCAGCCTCTGGGACCTGATCGCCAAGTGCCGTGACCAGCAGGGCAACGCCGCCGGCGCCGCCGAGGCGCGTCAGAAAGCCAAGGTGACCCTGTAA
- the mrcB gene encoding penicillin-binding protein 1B codes for MTRPRSSKPRKKSGKSSPAMRKWLGWALKLGLVGVVVLAGFAVYLDAVVQEKFSGKRWTIPAKVYARPLELFVGLKLGKDDFLRELDALGYRRETTVAGPGAVSVSGNAVDLNTRGFQFYEGAEPAQRIRVRFSGDYVAGLSRANGGDLAVARMEPLLIGGLYPAHNEDRILIKLDQVPPYLIDTLVAVEDRDFWTHHGVSLKSIARAVWVNASAGQLRQGGSTLTQQLVKNFFLTNERSLSRKLTEAMMAVLLELHYDKREILEGYLNEVFLGQDGQRSVNGFGLASQYFFSQPLSELKLPQVALLVGMVKGPSYYNPRRNPERALERRNVVLDVLAEQGVITADEAAAAKQAPLGVTRQGSMANSSYPAFLDLVKRQLREDYRDEDLTEEGLRIFTSFDPILQMKAESAVSETFKRLEGRKGVAETETAMVVTNPETGEIQALLGSRDPRFAGFNRAVDAVRPIGSLVKPAVYLTALERPSQYTLTSYIQDEPFQVKGKDGQVWTPKNYEGTANGTIFLYQGLARSLNLSTARLGLDLGVPNVLKTLERLGVSPNWPAYPSMLLGAGALSPMQVATMYQTIASGGFNTPLRSIRSVLAADGQPLKRYPFQVQQRFDPGAIYLLQSAMQRVMREGTGRSVYNQLPASLTLAGKTGTTNDSRDSWFSGFGQDLLAVVWIGRDDNGKTPLTGATGALQIWTSFMRKANPAPLDMPMPDNVVQAWVDPHTGQGTEANCPGAVQMPYIRGSEPAQGAGCGNQTPAGEVMDWVRGWLN; via the coding sequence ATGACGCGTCCCCGATCTTCCAAACCTCGTAAAAAGAGCGGCAAATCGTCGCCTGCCATGCGCAAGTGGCTGGGCTGGGCACTCAAGCTCGGTCTGGTTGGCGTGGTGGTGCTGGCCGGTTTTGCCGTGTACCTCGATGCGGTTGTGCAGGAGAAGTTCTCCGGCAAGCGCTGGACCATTCCCGCCAAGGTGTACGCCCGGCCGCTGGAACTGTTCGTCGGCCTGAAACTGGGCAAGGACGACTTCCTGCGCGAGCTGGATGCCCTGGGCTACCGCCGCGAAACCACCGTGGCCGGGCCCGGCGCCGTCTCGGTGTCGGGCAATGCCGTCGACCTGAACACCCGTGGCTTCCAGTTCTATGAAGGCGCAGAGCCCGCGCAGCGTATTCGCGTGCGCTTCTCCGGCGACTACGTGGCCGGGCTGAGCCGCGCCAATGGCGGCGACCTCGCCGTGGCGCGCATGGAGCCGCTGCTGATCGGCGGCCTGTACCCGGCGCACAACGAAGACCGCATCCTGATCAAGCTCGACCAGGTGCCGCCGTACCTGATCGATACCCTGGTGGCGGTGGAAGACCGCGACTTCTGGACTCACCACGGCGTTTCGCTGAAGTCCATCGCCCGTGCCGTCTGGGTCAACGCCAGCGCCGGACAGCTGCGCCAGGGCGGCAGTACGCTGACCCAGCAGCTGGTGAAGAACTTCTTCCTGACCAACGAGCGCAGCCTGTCGCGCAAGCTCACCGAAGCCATGATGGCGGTGCTGCTGGAGCTGCATTACGACAAGCGGGAAATCCTCGAGGGCTACCTCAACGAGGTGTTCCTCGGCCAGGACGGTCAGCGTTCGGTGAATGGTTTCGGCCTCGCCAGCCAGTACTTCTTCAGCCAGCCGCTGTCGGAGCTGAAGCTGCCCCAGGTGGCGCTGCTGGTCGGTATGGTGAAGGGCCCCTCCTATTACAACCCGCGGCGTAACCCCGAGCGTGCGCTGGAGCGCCGCAACGTGGTGCTCGACGTGCTCGCCGAGCAGGGCGTGATCACCGCCGACGAAGCTGCCGCCGCCAAGCAGGCGCCCCTGGGCGTGACCCGTCAGGGCAGCATGGCCAACAGTTCCTATCCGGCGTTCCTCGACCTGGTGAAGCGCCAGTTGCGCGAAGACTACCGCGACGAGGACCTGACCGAGGAAGGCCTGCGCATCTTCACCAGCTTCGACCCCATCCTGCAGATGAAGGCGGAGTCTGCCGTCAGCGAAACCTTCAAGCGCCTGGAAGGCCGCAAGGGCGTGGCCGAGACCGAGACCGCGATGGTCGTGACCAACCCGGAAACTGGCGAGATCCAGGCACTGCTGGGCAGCCGCGACCCGCGTTTCGCCGGCTTCAACCGCGCCGTCGATGCCGTGCGGCCCATCGGCTCGCTGGTCAAGCCGGCGGTCTACCTGACGGCGCTGGAACGACCGAGCCAGTACACCCTGACCAGCTACATCCAGGACGAACCGTTCCAGGTGAAAGGCAAGGATGGCCAGGTGTGGACGCCGAAGAACTACGAAGGCACCGCCAACGGCACCATCTTCCTCTACCAGGGGCTGGCCCGTTCGCTGAACCTGTCCACGGCACGGCTGGGCCTCGACCTGGGGGTGCCGAATGTGCTGAAGACCCTGGAGCGCCTGGGCGTGTCGCCGAACTGGCCGGCCTATCCATCGATGCTGCTGGGCGCCGGCGCGCTCAGCCCGATGCAGGTCGCGACCATGTACCAAACCATCGCCAGTGGCGGCTTCAATACGCCGCTGCGCAGTATCCGCAGCGTGCTGGCGGCCGACGGGCAGCCGCTCAAGCGCTATCCGTTCCAGGTCCAGCAGCGCTTCGACCCGGGCGCCATCTACCTGCTGCAGAGCGCCATGCAGCGCGTGATGCGCGAGGGTACCGGGCGCTCGGTCTACAACCAGCTGCCGGCGTCGCTGACCCTGGCGGGCAAGACCGGCACCACCAACGATTCCCGTGATAGCTGGTTCTCCGGTTTCGGCCAGGACCTGCTGGCCGTGGTGTGGATCGGTCGCGACGACAATGGCAAGACGCCGCTCACCGGTGCGACCGGCGCGTTGCAAATCTGGACCAGCTTCATGCGCAAGGCCAATCCCGCCCCGCTGGACATGCCGATGCCGGATAATGTCGTGCAGGCCTGGGTCGATCCGCACACCGGGCAGGGCACTGAGGCCAACTGCCCCGGTGCGGTGCAGATGCCTTATATTCGAGGAAGCGAACCTGCGCAGGGCGCGGGTTGCGGAAACCAGACGCCGGCCGGCGAAGTCATGGACTGGGTGCGCGGCTGGTTGAACTGA
- a CDS encoding bifunctional aminoglycoside phosphotransferase/ATP-binding protein: MSQTLLAALQNPALFPHPVEGFRVIETHISWVLLTGSYVYKIKKPVNFGFLDFTDLAQRKHFCEEELRLNQRLTDGLYLDVIAITGSEAAPQLNGEGPAIEYMIQCREFPQSQLLSEVQARGELGAQHIDGLARQIADFHLRTPVVPTEHPLGTPEACMAPVRQNFEQIRPMLSDKADLLQLDALEAWAESSYERLHGVFEQRKANGFIRECHGDIHLGNAAIIDGKVVLFDCIEFNEPFRFTDVTADYAFLAMDLEDRGLKCLSRRFVSQYLEYTGDYQSLALLNFYKAYRALVRAKIALFSLAHQNDAVQKAATLRQYRNYANLAESYSAIPSRFLAVTVGVSAVGKSQVALRLVEALGAVRLRSDVERKRLFGEQKAEQQGQLKGGIYDADATMATYQRLNELAVDILRAGYPVVLDATFLKREQRAAAWEIAEETGVPFLILDCQAPEAVIAGWLSQRQSEGNDPSDATLDVIQAQQASRDALSAEEQQHSKRVDTPDAASLDALVASIRQRLPGL, from the coding sequence GTGAGCCAGACTCTCCTCGCAGCCCTGCAGAACCCCGCCCTCTTCCCCCATCCGGTCGAGGGTTTCCGGGTCATCGAAACCCACATCTCCTGGGTGCTGCTCACTGGCTCCTACGTCTACAAGATCAAGAAGCCGGTGAACTTCGGCTTCCTCGACTTCACCGACCTCGCTCAGCGCAAGCACTTCTGCGAGGAAGAGCTGCGCCTGAACCAGCGCCTGACCGACGGCCTGTACCTCGACGTCATCGCCATCACCGGCAGCGAGGCCGCGCCGCAGCTGAACGGCGAAGGCCCGGCCATCGAATACATGATCCAGTGCCGCGAATTCCCGCAGTCCCAGCTGCTCAGCGAAGTGCAGGCGCGCGGCGAACTCGGCGCCCAGCACATCGACGGACTGGCCAGGCAGATCGCCGATTTCCACCTGCGCACCCCGGTCGTTCCCACCGAGCACCCGCTGGGCACTCCCGAAGCCTGCATGGCACCGGTGCGGCAGAACTTCGAACAGATCCGCCCGATGCTCTCCGACAAGGCCGACCTGCTGCAACTCGACGCGCTCGAAGCCTGGGCCGAATCCAGCTACGAACGCCTGCACGGCGTCTTCGAGCAACGCAAGGCGAACGGTTTCATCCGCGAATGCCACGGCGATATCCACCTGGGCAATGCCGCGATCATCGACGGCAAGGTCGTGCTGTTCGACTGCATCGAGTTCAACGAGCCGTTCCGCTTCACCGACGTCACCGCCGACTATGCCTTCCTGGCCATGGACCTCGAAGACCGCGGCCTGAAGTGCCTGTCGCGGCGCTTCGTCAGCCAGTACCTGGAATACACCGGCGACTACCAGTCCCTGGCCCTGCTGAACTTCTACAAGGCCTACCGCGCCCTGGTCCGCGCCAAGATCGCGCTGTTCAGCCTGGCGCACCAGAACGATGCCGTGCAGAAAGCCGCAACGCTGCGCCAGTACCGCAACTACGCCAACCTCGCGGAGAGCTACAGCGCCATTCCGTCGCGCTTCCTGGCGGTGACCGTCGGCGTGTCCGCCGTCGGCAAGAGCCAAGTCGCACTGCGTCTCGTCGAGGCACTGGGCGCCGTGCGCCTGCGTTCGGACGTGGAGCGCAAGCGCCTGTTCGGCGAACAGAAGGCCGAGCAGCAAGGCCAGCTCAAGGGCGGCATCTATGACGCCGACGCCACTATGGCAACCTACCAGCGCCTGAACGAGCTGGCCGTGGACATCCTGCGCGCCGGGTACCCCGTCGTGCTCGATGCCACCTTCCTCAAGCGCGAGCAACGCGCCGCGGCCTGGGAAATCGCCGAGGAAACCGGCGTGCCCTTCCTGATCCTCGACTGCCAGGCGCCGGAAGCGGTGATCGCCGGCTGGCTGAGCCAGCGCCAGAGCGAGGGCAACGACCCCTCCGACGCCACCCTGGACGTGATCCAGGCGCAGCAGGCCAGCCGCGACGCACTCAGCGCCGAAGAGCAGCAGCACAGCAAGCGCGTCGATACCCCGGACGCCGCCAGCCTGGACGCCCTGGTCGCCAGCATCCGCCAGCGCCTGCCGGGCCTCTGA
- a CDS encoding TfoX/Sxy family protein codes for MNDELLHLKNLGKTSAQWLHAVGIHSASDLRRLGAVGAYRAVRARGFRASKVLLYAIEGALLDVHWNDLPPAHKAALLGELETFPTRNKS; via the coding sequence ATGAACGACGAACTGCTGCACCTGAAAAACCTCGGCAAGACCTCCGCGCAATGGCTGCATGCCGTTGGCATCCATAGCGCCAGCGACCTGCGCCGCCTGGGGGCGGTCGGCGCCTACCGGGCCGTACGTGCGCGCGGCTTTCGCGCGTCCAAGGTGCTGCTCTACGCCATCGAGGGCGCGCTGCTGGATGTGCACTGGAACGACCTGCCTCCCGCCCACAAGGCTGCACTTCTTGGCGAGCTTGAGACATTTCCCACACGTAACAAGAGCTAG
- a CDS encoding cyclic nucleotide-binding domain-containing protein, with product MYLLGEQPAYADRLINRLQGIPAQLLAGLEPAGEAIRLERSDDLEGELPGKHLFLIENGLVHALVDERPLFYLQEGDLVGLRQGIELPPCRYVSEEPLCLVPYLRSEVFRHIHNHEQRQEQFLHYLIGHTALLSDALAHLKQPEIRPATGFQHFAAGAQLIQQGDDAEHVFIIIEGHAEAFVDGQKVGDVQKDEIFGAMAVFTREKRSASVIASEPCTVMVIPKDQFLSLMQSNPRIAHSLIEGMARRIDLLNKEVTQLRLQRQAD from the coding sequence ATGTACCTACTCGGTGAACAACCTGCTTACGCCGATCGACTGATCAATCGCCTGCAGGGCATCCCAGCGCAATTGCTCGCCGGCCTGGAGCCCGCCGGCGAAGCCATCCGCCTGGAACGCTCCGACGACCTGGAAGGCGAGTTGCCCGGCAAGCATCTGTTCCTCATCGAGAATGGACTGGTCCATGCGCTGGTGGACGAACGCCCGCTGTTCTATCTGCAGGAAGGCGACCTGGTTGGCCTGCGCCAAGGTATCGAACTGCCGCCCTGCCGCTACGTCAGCGAAGAGCCGCTGTGCCTGGTGCCGTATCTGCGCAGCGAAGTATTCCGCCACATCCACAACCACGAGCAGCGCCAGGAGCAGTTCCTGCACTACCTGATCGGCCATACCGCGCTGCTGTCCGATGCCCTGGCGCACCTCAAGCAGCCGGAGATCCGTCCGGCCACCGGCTTCCAGCACTTCGCCGCCGGCGCCCAGCTGATCCAGCAGGGGGACGACGCCGAGCACGTGTTCATCATCATCGAGGGCCACGCCGAGGCCTTCGTCGACGGGCAGAAGGTCGGCGACGTGCAGAAGGACGAGATCTTCGGCGCCATGGCCGTGTTCACCCGCGAGAAACGCAGCGCCTCGGTGATCGCCAGCGAGCCGTGCACGGTGATGGTGATCCCCAAGGACCAGTTCCTCAGCCTGATGCAGAGCAACCCGCGCATCGCCCACAGCCTGATCGAAGGCATGGCGCGGCGCATCGACCTGCTGAACAAGGAAGTCACCCAGCTGCGCCTGCAACGCCAGGCAGACTGA